AAAACGGATGTATAAGAGGAGGAAACTATTTGGTACAAGTACATACATGTCAAAACGGAGTGCGTATTGTGTCAGAGCAAATTGATCATGTTAGATCTGTTGCTCTTGGCATATTTGTCAATGCTGGTTCACGCTTTGAATTACCAGAGGAAAATGGGATTACGCACTTTATCGAACATATGCTTTTTAAAGGTACAACAACGCGAAGTGCCCGCCAAATCGCTGAAGAGTTTGACCGTATTGGTGGCGAACTAAATGCCTTTACTTCAAAAGAAAATACTTGCTATTATGCGAAAGTTTTAGACCATCATGCAGAGCTGGCTATTACCATCCTAGCAGATATGTTCTTTCATTCGACATTTGCAGAAGAGGAATTAGAAAAGGAACGTCAAGTCGTATTAGAGGAAATATTAATGAGTGAAGATGCTCCAGATGATGATGTGCATGAAAAGCTTTGGGAAGTCATGTATCCTAATGATGCCCTTGGTCGCCCGATTTTAGGGACCGCCGCTACGTTAAAAACATTTACAGCAGATATGATTCGCCATTATATGGCGAAACATTATGGACCAGCATCCATTGTTATTTCTGTGGCAGGCAATATTTCTCCAACACTATTAACAACGATTGAAGATTTATTCGGACATTATGAGGCATCACCTCTTGCTGTTGTGCCTGTTCTAACAAATCCCCAGTTCCATCCTGGAGAAATAACGAAAACACGAGATACGGAGCAGGTACATTTAGCTCTTTCTTACCCAGCAATTGGCGTCAAAGATCCGGATATGTATAGCTTTATTGCCTTAAATAATATTATTGGTGGCAATATGAGTTCCCGACTATTTCAAGAAGTACGGGAAGAGCGTGGCTTAGCATATACAATTTTCTCTTATCAATCTTGCTACGCAGATGTTGGGGCATTTACAATTTACGGTAGTGCAAGCCGTCAACAGCTATCACAATTGCAACATACCATTGATGCCACATTGCTTGATATCGTAGCGGGGGGCGTGACGGAGGAAGAGTTAGATAATGCCAAGGAACAGTTAAAAGGAAGCTTTGTGCTTGGCCTTGAAGGAACAGGGGCACGCATGAACCGAAATGGTACCAGTGAATTAGTACACCGAAGACACCGGTCAGTAGATGAAGTACTTGCGTCCATTGATGCGGTAACGATGGAGTCAGTGGATCGCCTTATTGCGAAAATATTAAAAGCTGAGCCAGCGATTTCCATCATCGGACCTGAAGCTTAACATAAAGCGGATAACGATCATAAAATTTCATCTTTTAGTGCGAGGCATCCATCGATTCAAACATTGGATGCCTTTCTTTCAGAAAACGATGGAATGGAAATTGACCCTCAATTGAACTAATGAGCAAAGCCCCATCACGATACTTTGGATGGGGCTTTGCTTATTGCCGGTATGATTAACAAATCTCTTTTGCTCTATAAAACGCATGGCATTTTCCAAAAACGACAACACTAATTATGGTACTAATTACTGTTGGTATTAGTATGACGGACAAATTGGCGGCCACCATTGCTAAGTAATAATGAATTGGAAAATTAATAAAAAATACCTACTATATAAATGAACATTCTAAAGGAACGGGTCCCTTTAGTTTCCTCTTCATGGCGATAGAAGCGTTACTAAAATAACGTAAGTTGATTAAAGTTATAATTAAGCTAATAATAACTATAAAAATATGCCCTTTTTGCATGGACAATCTATGCCACAAGAAAGCTTTCATTGTGCATCCCCCTCTAAAAATCCTTGCGTTTATAGATTGCTGTTGCAATAAGAGAAGATAACCATAAAATTAATAGTCCAATAAATGGTGCTAAATAGCTGAACTGTTGTAGCTTGGAAATCGTGATCAAAACATCCGCAAAATACTCCTCTAACAGTCCAACGAGTAAACCAGGAATAAAGCATAAAACAATTAGAACGATTCGACCTTTAATAGAGCCGTATTTAATATAAATCGGTAAGATTAAAGCAAGCAAACAAAATGCCGCAGCAATTAGCAGATTAAATGTAAGGAAAAAATTAGCAGTTTCCCAATCGTTTGTGAAATGACTTATGATAAAAACTACAGGTAATGCAATAATCAGACCAATTAACATTAATACAAGGCTAAGCATGTATTTACTAAGGACAATTTCGCTCTTGCTAATGGGTAAAGTATTGACATATTTATCCCAACTGCAAAGTTCATCGTAGGTAAGGGCAGTAATGGCTTGAATAACAAGGATAAATAATATAAAGGAAAAAATAATAGATCCTTGCCCCATCATTATGGAAAAAAGTAGCATGGGGATAAGTATAAAAGCTTGGGTCTTTAGCTGACGCTGTATCGTCATTAAATCTTTTACTAGAAGAGCAGTCATGACTGAACACTACCTTTCACGAAAAATAGCATGATATCCTCAATAGTCGGTCTTTCAACGGTAAATGCTTCGCTTATTTCATTTTTTAACACAAGTACTTCAAGCCCGAAAGTACCTTCGCGTTTTTGAATAATTGCTTGCTCAGGTAGTTCGCTTACTTCCTCATTAGTCCCTTTAAAAATACCGTAGTCATACAGTAAGACATCCTTGCTTTCACTAAATAATATTTCGCCGTTATGAATAAATGTAATGTAGTCAGCTATCTTTTCTAAATCACTTGTTATATGTGATGAAAATAATATGCTATGAGTTTCATCCTGCATAAACGTTAAAAATAAGTCGAGAATTTCATCACGTATAATTGGATCTAATCCACTTGTTGGTTCATCTAAAATTAATAATTTTGGATGATGGGACAATGCTAACGCTATCGATAGCTTCATCCTCATTCCTCGAGACAACTCTTTTACCTTTTTTCGTTTAGGCACCTTAAATTGCGTCAATCGCTCAAAATAATAATTAGAATCCCATGATTTAAATACCTTTTTCATAAATTTGTCGAGTTGCGTCGCATTCAGCGTTTCAGGTACATGTAACTCGTCGAAAACGACACCGATGTCGTTTTTTATCGCAAGCTCATATTCGACAATATCTTTACCGAATAGCAAAATTTCGCCATATTCTTTTTTCAATAAATTAAGCATGCATTTTATGGTAGTGGATTTACCTGCACCGTTTTCACCCACAAAGCCCATTACTGTACCTTGAGGTACTGAAAAACTAATATCTTTTAGTGAAAAGCCTTCAAAGCCTTTGTGTAAATCATGGATTTCAATGGCATTCATTTAGTTGTCCTCCTCTACAATTAATGAAAGTAAGTCTATTAATTCCTCTTTTGCAAGTCCTGCAGTTTTGGCTGTTCTTACGGCTTTTTGCAAATGCTCCTCTACTTGGCGCAATAACTCCTCTCGTAAAAAATCTTGGTTACGTTCAGTAACAAAGCTACCTTTTCCCGCTACCGTTTCAATAAAGCCGTCTCGCTCCAAATCCGCATAAGCTCGTTTGGTTGTCATCACGCTAATTTTAAGATCCTTGGCGAGTGCACGTATAGAGGGTAGTGCATCGCCGGCGTGAAGCTTATTTGCTAAAATGGCTTCTTTTAGTTGAACAGTTATTTGTTCATAGATTGGTTTATCACTCGCATTGCTTAAATGGATACGCACTTATTTTCACCTCACGATTAAAACTGTATATACACACTATACACAGTATGTATAAAAGTTGCAACCTAGAAGTACTTTCGTATGGGGCACGAATTGCAAAAACTCGGCATATATTGGGTTAACGGCTCAAGGAGGGAGATGAGGCATGCTATTATCTGAAATGGTGGATAAAGAATTGATTCAAGTTGAAGGTGGTGTACATTTTGGCATACTGGCACACACAGAATGCCTATTAGATGTGCAGACAGGAAAGATACATGGATTTGAGATTATTAAAGAAAAAATGCCATTCCAAAAGAAGAAAGTAAAAGTTAGTGAAATGATTCCGTGGCATGAAATTATATTAATTGGAGAAGATCGTATTTTATTTAACAAAACGACGACAGTACAGTCTGAATTTTTACAGTGAGGTGAGCTTTTGGAAAACGAAAAATGGCTGGTAATCGGCGAGGACTCAAGATTAAAAGAATTAGCGACGATGCTGCGAAGTCCTTCACGTACAGTATTTTATAAAAGAACTTCTGTTTGGAATGAGGAGTTAAATAAACTTGTTTTAGAGTTCCAGCCGAATAAAATTGTTCTCCCTATACTTCCGTTGAAGATAGAAGTTGAGCAATTGTATGGCATATCACAAGTGAAGTTTTATACAGGTCGATTGACAATGCATTGGAAGCAGTTGCTAGAAAAAAATGACACAAACTGTTATTTACAGCAGGAGTCTTTTATTTGGCAAAATGCAAGGTTGACGGCGGAGGGATTTATCGCCACGTTTTACGGACTCGAGCAGAAATGTATTTACGGACAAAACTTTACTATCGCAGGCTTTGGGCGCATCGCCAAAATGCTCGCTTCTTTACTCGTAAAGATGGGCGCTAATGTGCATATTGTTGCGCGTTCGGTGGTACAAGTGAGTGAAGCAAAAGCATATGGCTATAAAGCTTCGAATTTAGACGATCGAAAATGGTCCGTACATGATGGGATTTTCATTAATACGATTCCAGCGAAGTGGATTACAGAATCGTTTCAGGATCATGTGCCAGCCGTGTTATATGATTTAGCTTCGGAGCCAGGCTGTTTAGATATTGATGCGGACCAATTGCAGACATATGTACTATTGCCATCATTACCTGGGAAATACTTTGCACATGATGCGGCAGATATTTTGTGCAAGGCAATAGAGGAGGAAGAAAATTGCTGACGGGTAAACGAGTTGGTTTAGGCATTACGGCTTCACATTGTACGTATGAAGATGTTGTACCAAAAATTCAAAATTTTATTGATGCAGGGGCGACCGTTATCCCCATCATTACGCATTCAGTATTACATGCTGCAACACGTTTTGGAACAGGGGAAGAATGGATTGCGAAAATTGAGGCATTAACAGGGGAAAAAGTCATTTCTTCTATAAAAGAAGCGGAACCATTTGGGCCTTCCAATCCGTTGGATGCAATGGTCATAGCACCGATGACTGGCAATAGTATTAGTAAGTTTGCCAATGCCGCGACGGATAGCCCTGTTCTCATGGCTGCAAAGGCAACTTTACGAAATGGCTCCCCAGTTGTTCTAGGTATTTCCACAAATGATGCACTGGGCTTAAATGGCATCAATATTATGAAACTGCTCAATGCGAAAAACATCTACTTTATTCCATTCGGTCAGGATTCACCACATGGAAAACCCAATTCATTAATTGCTGATTTTGACCAAATGGTCGACACGGTTCATGCAGCAATTACGCAGAAAAAGCAATTACAACCACTGTTGATACAATATTTCAAATAAATCATTAATTGCACACAATTTTCAGTATTTTTATGATACAATAGCACACATTATGGAACTTGTATTCAAGGAGAGATGACAGATGACTAAGCAGTTAACAGTTGCGGTTGTAGGTGCAACAGGAGCAGTAGGTTCAAAAATGATGGAACAGCTAATTAAACGAAAATTTCCGATCGGACAGATTAAGTTTTTAGCTTCTGCACGTTCCGCAGGAAAACCAATCGAATTTAATGGTGAGACGTATACAATTGAAGAAGCGACACCTGAAGCTTTTGAAGGCGTCAATGTCGCTTTATTCTCTGCGGGTGGTTCTGTATCGGCAGTGCTGGCGCCAGAAGCGGCTAAACGCGGGGCAGTAGTCATTGACAATACGAGCCATTTCCGTATGGATCCAGAGGTACCCCTAGTAGTACCAGAGGTGAATCGCGGCGATCTTGCTAAACATAAGGGGATTATCGCCAATCCAAACTGCTCAACAATCCAAATGGTTGCAGCGCTTGAACCAATCCGTGCAACATTTGGTTTAACAAAAGTATTGGTATCGACGTACCAAGCAGTTTCTGGTGCAGGGATTTCAGCAATTGAAGAACTAAAAGCACAAAGCGCAAACTGGGATGCAGGTAAAGATGTAGAAGCAAATATTTTACCGAGTGGTGGCGACAAACGTCATTTCCCAATTGCTCGTAATGTCATTCCACAAATTGATAAATTTACTGACAATGGCTTTACATATGAAGAAATGAAAATGATTAATGAAACGAAGAAAATTATGCACGCACCAGAGTTAAAAGTCGCTGCTACTTGCGTACGTGTACCAGTTGTTTCAGGACACTCTGAATCTGTTTATATTGAAGTAGAAAAAGAGACAACAGTAGAAGGCATTTTCGAAGTATTACGAAATGCACCTGGAATTGTATTACAAGATGATATCGCAACACAAACTTACCCAATGCCGATTTACGCAGAAGGGGAAGATGCTACCTTTGTAGGACGTATCCGTCAAGACTTAGACAATAAAAAAGGATTCCACCTATGGATCGTATCAGATAATTTATTAAAAGGCGCTGCATTGAACTCTATTCAAATTGCAGAAGCAATGCTTGAGGATAACTTACTATAAGAGGGGTGTAAGGATGAATTTAGGTCGAATTGGAACGGCAATGATAACGCCGTTTAAAGAAGATGGTACGATTAATTATCCAGAACTAGAACGTATTATTAATCATTTAATTGATAATGGTACTGATTGCATTGTTGCATGTGGCACAACCTCTGAAAACCCAACTATGACCACAGAAGAAAAAATTGAAGTTGTACGATTTACAGTAGAAAAAGTAGCGGGCCGTGTACCAGTAATTGCAGGTACAGGGGATAATGAAACAGCTTATTCAATCGCGATGACGCATAAGGCTGAAGAAAATGGTGCTGATGGCATTATGTTAGTAGCACCTTATTATAATAAGCCAAACCAACGAGGTATTTACGCGCACTTTGAGACGATTGCAAAAGAAACAAAGCTGCCTGTGATGCTTTATAATGTACCAGGACGCACAGGTATAAACGTGGCCTATGAGACGTCTGTTGATTTAAGTAAAATTCCTAATATCTCATGGATTAAAGAGGCGAGCGGGAATTTAGATCAAATGGGCGATATTATTGAAAACGTTGAAGCTGCAGATAATTTTTTAGTGTATAGCGGGGATGACGGATTAACATTACCGTTGCTGGCAATTGGTGGGGCTGGTGTCATTTCAGTTGCTTCACACGTTGTCGGAAATGATATGCAGTTAATGATAAAATTATTTGAAGAAGGAAAGCATGAACAGGCTGCAAAAATTCATCGAGCATTATTACCTTTAGTGCGTGCGCTATTTGCACAACCGAATCCTTCACCGATCAAATATGCGATGACAAAATTAGGCTTTGATACATTAAATGTTCGACTACCAATGGTGGAAATGACAGATGAAGAAAAAGCTAACTTCGACCAAATATGGGAAACGTACCAAGAAAAAGCTAAAAATTTTAGATAATAAGTGAAACTATAGATAAACTCACCAATAAGAGTTTATCTATAGTTTTTTTATTGATGCGGTGCCAGGCACTCAAACAATTCTCAAACAATTTCATCACAAGCGAAGTAAAAATCCAAGGCAGGCGCCAGTGGGAACATGTAGGTGTAAGCCGCAACAATCCAAGCGTTAGCGAGGAGTTTCGGCTTACAACATGCCTGCGGAAAACGCAATGGTTTTTTACGCTAGAATTGTTTGGGTGCCAGGCACTTAAAATAATTTGTGCAAAAGCCTTGCAAACCGTATAATGAAAATAAGTGGTTGCTGTTCGGGATATTTTTTAGGAGGAAACAAATTGACAAAAAAGAAAAATGAATTAATTCGCATCATTCCACTAGGTGGTGTGGGCGAAATTGGAAAAGCAATGTGCGTAGTAGAAATTGACGAAGAGCTATTTGTAGTTGATAGCGGTTTAATGTTCCCAGAAGACGAGATGTTGGGCATTGACATCGTAATACCGGATATTACGTATTTAGAAGAAAACAAAGAGCGTGTGAAAGGGATTTTCTTAACACATGGTCATGAGGATGCCATTGGGTCAATCGCTTATATTTTACAAAAAGTGAAGGCACCAGTGTATGGATCAAAATTAACGATTGCACTTGCAAAAGAACATTTAAAAGAATTACCTGCACCACATCAGGTAAAATTCTTTGAAGTAACAAATCGTAGCCGTATGAATTTCAACTCTACGTATGTGACATTCTTCCATACAACACATAGTATTCCCGATTCGTTAGGGGTTGTGTTCCATACTTCTGAAGGAGCGATTGTTCATACGGGAGAGTTTAAATTCGACCAATCGGCAACAGGTAAGTTTAAACCGGATTTAGCCAAAATGGCACAATTAGGTGAAGAAGGCGTATTTATTTTACTATCTGAGTCTTGTGAAGCAGAGCGACCAGGCTATACGACATCTGAAATTGTGATTGAAGAGCAATTATCAAAAACATTCCATTCGGCACCAGGTCGTATTTTAGTAGCTGTCTATGCGTCTAATTTCATTCGTATTCAACAAGTCCTAACGCAAGCGCAAAAATCGTTCCGCAAAGTGGTTATTGTGGGGAAACCTTTAGAAAAAGCTGTTGATTTAGGTGTACAGTTAGGGTATTTAACGGTAGAAGAAGATACGATTATTCCAATCTCTGAAATGCAAAAATATCAAGAAGAAGAAATTATTATTATCGCAACGGGTAATAGAGGCGAACCGTTAGATGCATTAGAGAAAATTGTTCGTAAGCATCATCGAGACATTAAAATTAAACAAAATGATACAGTACTCATTACGTTTACGCCGTCTCCTGGTATGGAAGTACAAATGGCAAATACGATGAATTCCATTGCGAAAGCTGGAGCTGAAATTTTGACATCAAGTAAAAATGTCCATGTATCGGGTCACGGTAGCCAAGAAGATTTAAAGCTAATGTTGAATTTAATGCAGCCGAAATACTTTATTCCAGTTCAAGGGGAATATCGTATGCTGATTGCACACTCTAAGTTAGCACAACAGCTTGGTATGCAAAAATCACAAATTTTTATCGCTGATAAAGGTGATATTGTCGAATACAAAAATGGCAAAATGCGTATGAGTGGTCGTGTACAAGCTGGTAATGTATTAATAGACGGTATTGGTGTAGGCGATGTTGGAAATATTGTTTTACGTGATCGTAAATTACTTTCGCAAGATGGTATATTCATTGTTGTTGTCACTTTAAACCGTGCACAAAAGAAAATTGCTTCAGGTCCCGAAATATTATCGCGTGGTTTCGTCTATGTGCGTGAGTCAGAGCAGCTAATGGTGGAAGCATCTGAAATTGCGAAAAACGTGATTGAAAAATATGTTGGGAAAGATACTTTCGAATGGACAAACATTAAACAAGAAATTCGTGATACATTAAATACCTATTTATTCCAAAAAACGAAGCGCCGCCCAATGATTATCCCAATCATTATGGAGTATTAAAATTTTAAAAGATTTCTTTAACGCATGTTGCTAATGAGTGACGCCACATTTTGTTGCGTTACCGATTGAATGTCAAAAAGTATGTCATTGTCTAACATGAAAATGTGACATGACATAGTCAAGCACTTCAAAATAAGCTTGTTTTTTGATAGAAGTAATGTAGAGCAAGCTTTGAAGAAGTAGCGAAGGAGGAAGGATTTTCTAGCCGATAAAACGGTGGAAAATCCTTTTTTTGAAATATTCGAGTTCTACGTGATATTATTCGCTACATATATAGAATGGATTGCAAAAGAAGGTGAAAAAGATGGCAAGTAGTAAAAGGAAAAAAGTCACGAAAGCAAAACCTACATCCGATAAAAAAGAAATGCATCCGCTCATGTACGAAATTTTAGGGCTCATCTTAATCGCGATTGCGGTCATTATGATTTTTGAATATGGCATGATTGGGCGTATTTTACAAACCATTGCCATGTTTCTTTTAGGGAATTTACATTTTGCAGTGCCATTTATGCTTATATTTGTCGCATTGCTTCTTATGATTGGACAGAAAAAAGTAAGCATGAAGGACCGGCTTATGTTAGGGATGGTGCTCATTGTTATGAGCTTGACTATTTTTAGTCATGGCATTTTATTCGAGCAATTAACAAAATCAGGTGGTTTATTATCGGAGTCTGTTTTGAGGGAGTCATGGCGAATATTAATCGATACGGATGGCGTAGTTCATCGAAGCAATGCACTTGGTGGTGGTATGGTAGGTGCACTGTTATTTAGCGGTCTTCATGTATTATTTGAAGCCACAGGAGCTAAAGTGGTAGCTTGGGTCCTTTTCTTTATTGGCTTAATTTTAGTAACAGGAAAAGCACTCGTTCCATATTTAGCTGAAAAAATGCCTGTGCTCTTTGGGAAATGGCAAAAAAAACAGCAAGAAAAGAAAAAAAATAAGCCTAAGAAACCGAAAAGTCGTCGTTCCAGAGCGGAAAGCACAGACGAGGTTGCAGCGGTCAATCACGCGCCAGCAGCCTATGAGGAAGAAGAGGAAGTTCCTCATGAGCCAATTATTTCTGCCTTTACGCAAAACGTTTCACATGAGCGAGTAGAACCGTTGCAAACTGCTGAGCCTGTGGATATTGAAGATGGAGAGCTTGTTGATGATGTTCATATTGGTAGTGCAGATGCTGTGGAAAATGCCGATTATCAGCTTCCTTCGTTCAATCTATTACAAATGCCTCCACAACATGACCAAAGTGGTGAATATTCCGTTATTCAGGCAAATGCGAAAAAGCTAGAGCAAACATTGCAAAGCTTTGGTGTAAAAGCCAAAGTGACACAAGTTCATTTGGGACCTGCTGTTACAAAGTATGAAATTTTACCGGATATTGGTGTAAAAGTCAGTAAAATTGTCAACCTACAAGATGATCTTGCATTGGCACTTGCAGCGAAAGATATTCGGATGGAGGCACCGATTCCTGGAAAGTCTGCCATTGGTATTGAAGTTCCAAATAGTGAGGTAGCAATCGTTACATTGCGAGAAGTACTAGAGTCAAAAGACGGAGCAAAGCCTGAATCGCTATTACAAGTAGCTTTAGGGCGTGATATTACAGGACAAGCTGTGTTAGCAGAACTCAATAAAATGCCGCATTTACTTGTGGCAGGTTCAACGGGCAGCGGGAAAAGTGTGTGTATAAATGGCATTGTCGTATCCATACTAATGCGTACAAAGCCACATGAAGTCAAGCTGATGATGATTGACCCGAAAATGGTGGAATTGAATGTTTATAATGGAATTCCTCATCTGTTAGCACCGGTTGTAACCGATGCACGCAAAGCGTCGCAAGCTTTGAAAAAGGTCGTTTCGGAAATGGAACGACGTTACGATTTATTTTCACATACAGGCACAAGAAATATTGAAGGTTATAATGGGCATGTCCAAAAGGTCAATGAACAAACAGAGGAAAAGCACCCTAAATTGCCATACATCGTAGTTATTGTAGATGAGTTAGCAGATTTAATGATGGTTGCCTCAAATGACGTCGAGGATTCCATTACACGTTTAGCACAAATGGCACGAGCAGCGGGCATCCATTTAATATTAGCGACACAAAGACCAAGTGTAGATGTTCTAACGGGTGTTATTAAGGCGAATATCCCATCCCGTATCGCATTTGCAGTATCATCTGCAATCGATTCGAGAACGATTTTAGATATGGGTGGAGCAGAGCGTCTGCTTGGACGTGGCGATATGTTATTTTTACCTGCTGGTGCATCGAAGCCGAAGCGCGTGCAAGGTGCCTTTTTATCTGATCAGGAAGTAGAAGCGGTTGTTAACTTTGTTATAGAACAACAAAAAGCACAGTACCAGGAAGAGATGATTCCAAGTGAAGAAGAGACTGTTTTAGAAGAAACGGATGAATTATTTGACGAGGCTGTGCAATTAGTAGTAAATATGCAGACCGCTTCGGTATCAATGCTACAACGTCGCTTCCGTATTGGTTATTCTCGTGCTGCGCGCATTGTCGATCAGATGGAACAACGCGGTATTGTAGGGCCTCCAGAGGGAAGCAAGCCTCGACAGGTGCTAATTCATCAATATGATAATTAAGGAAAAAACATGGGGTCATTGCGGAATTTATGTCCAAATGTTTGCGTCGAAAGTAAGGAAAGGATGATTTCTATTATTGATTTTGCTCAAAATAGTTTATTTCATTCTGCAAAAATGTTATATTTATGAACGATTAGTAGGAATGTTGTACATCAGATGTCTGATCTCTGATTTTGGTGGTGATTTATGTGACTATTAAAGCAGATCATCGTCATCTCTATCTTCAAGTAATTGATCGTTTAAAGTCTGACATCGAGACGGGCGTTTTCAAAGAAAATGAAAAACTTCCATCAGAATTTGAATTATCGAAATCACTAGGAGTAAGTCGAGCAACACTTAGAGAGGCGCTTCGACTGTTGGAAGAGGAAAATGTGATAGTGCGTCGACATGGGGTTGGTACATTTGTCAATCCTAAGCCGTTGTTTACATCAGGCATCGAGCATTTATCCAGTATTTCTTCTATGATCGAAACAGCAGGTATGGAACCAGGGTCTAAGTTTTTAAAG
This DNA window, taken from Lysinibacillus sp. FSL M8-0337, encodes the following:
- a CDS encoding ABC-2 transporter permease, which gives rise to MTALLVKDLMTIQRQLKTQAFILIPMLLFSIMMGQGSIIFSFILFILVIQAITALTYDELCSWDKYVNTLPISKSEIVLSKYMLSLVLMLIGLIIALPVVFIISHFTNDWETANFFLTFNLLIAAAFCLLALILPIYIKYGSIKGRIVLIVLCFIPGLLVGLLEEYFADVLITISKLQQFSYLAPFIGLLILWLSSLIATAIYKRKDF
- a CDS encoding GntR family transcriptional regulator, whose translation is MRIHLSNASDKPIYEQITVQLKEAILANKLHAGDALPSIRALAKDLKISVMTTKRAYADLERDGFIETVAGKGSFVTERNQDFLREELLRQVEEHLQKAVRTAKTAGLAKEELIDLLSLIVEEDN
- a CDS encoding aspartate-semialdehyde dehydrogenase, coding for MTKQLTVAVVGATGAVGSKMMEQLIKRKFPIGQIKFLASARSAGKPIEFNGETYTIEEATPEAFEGVNVALFSAGGSVSAVLAPEAAKRGAVVIDNTSHFRMDPEVPLVVPEVNRGDLAKHKGIIANPNCSTIQMVAALEPIRATFGLTKVLVSTYQAVSGAGISAIEELKAQSANWDAGKDVEANILPSGGDKRHFPIARNVIPQIDKFTDNGFTYEEMKMINETKKIMHAPELKVAATCVRVPVVSGHSESVYIEVEKETTVEGIFEVLRNAPGIVLQDDIATQTYPMPIYAEGEDATFVGRIRQDLDNKKGFHLWIVSDNLLKGAALNSIQIAEAMLEDNLL
- the dapA gene encoding 4-hydroxy-tetrahydrodipicolinate synthase translates to MNLGRIGTAMITPFKEDGTINYPELERIINHLIDNGTDCIVACGTTSENPTMTTEEKIEVVRFTVEKVAGRVPVIAGTGDNETAYSIAMTHKAEENGADGIMLVAPYYNKPNQRGIYAHFETIAKETKLPVMLYNVPGRTGINVAYETSVDLSKIPNISWIKEASGNLDQMGDIIENVEAADNFLVYSGDDGLTLPLLAIGGAGVISVASHVVGNDMQLMIKLFEEGKHEQAAKIHRALLPLVRALFAQPNPSPIKYAMTKLGFDTLNVRLPMVEMTDEEKANFDQIWETYQEKAKNFR
- a CDS encoding sporulation protein, YlmC/YmxH family encodes the protein MLLSEMVDKELIQVEGGVHFGILAHTECLLDVQTGKIHGFEIIKEKMPFQKKKVKVSEMIPWHEIILIGEDRILFNKTTTVQSEFLQ
- a CDS encoding ABC transporter ATP-binding protein, with amino-acid sequence MNAIEIHDLHKGFEGFSLKDISFSVPQGTVMGFVGENGAGKSTTIKCMLNLLKKEYGEILLFGKDIVEYELAIKNDIGVVFDELHVPETLNATQLDKFMKKVFKSWDSNYYFERLTQFKVPKRKKVKELSRGMRMKLSIALALSHHPKLLILDEPTSGLDPIIRDEILDLFLTFMQDETHSILFSSHITSDLEKIADYITFIHNGEILFSESKDVLLYDYGIFKGTNEEVSELPEQAIIQKREGTFGLEVLVLKNEISEAFTVERPTIEDIMLFFVKGSVQS
- a CDS encoding pitrilysin family protein → MVQVHTCQNGVRIVSEQIDHVRSVALGIFVNAGSRFELPEENGITHFIEHMLFKGTTTRSARQIAEEFDRIGGELNAFTSKENTCYYAKVLDHHAELAITILADMFFHSTFAEEELEKERQVVLEEILMSEDAPDDDVHEKLWEVMYPNDALGRPILGTAATLKTFTADMIRHYMAKHYGPASIVISVAGNISPTLLTTIEDLFGHYEASPLAVVPVLTNPQFHPGEITKTRDTEQVHLALSYPAIGVKDPDMYSFIALNNIIGGNMSSRLFQEVREERGLAYTIFSYQSCYADVGAFTIYGSASRQQLSQLQHTIDATLLDIVAGGVTEEELDNAKEQLKGSFVLGLEGTGARMNRNGTSELVHRRHRSVDEVLASIDAVTMESVDRLIAKILKAEPAISIIGPEA
- a CDS encoding dipicolinate synthase subunit B, with the translated sequence MLTGKRVGLGITASHCTYEDVVPKIQNFIDAGATVIPIITHSVLHAATRFGTGEEWIAKIEALTGEKVISSIKEAEPFGPSNPLDAMVIAPMTGNSISKFANAATDSPVLMAAKATLRNGSPVVLGISTNDALGLNGINIMKLLNAKNIYFIPFGQDSPHGKPNSLIADFDQMVDTVHAAITQKKQLQPLLIQYFK
- a CDS encoding ribonuclease J, with product MTKKKNELIRIIPLGGVGEIGKAMCVVEIDEELFVVDSGLMFPEDEMLGIDIVIPDITYLEENKERVKGIFLTHGHEDAIGSIAYILQKVKAPVYGSKLTIALAKEHLKELPAPHQVKFFEVTNRSRMNFNSTYVTFFHTTHSIPDSLGVVFHTSEGAIVHTGEFKFDQSATGKFKPDLAKMAQLGEEGVFILLSESCEAERPGYTTSEIVIEEQLSKTFHSAPGRILVAVYASNFIRIQQVLTQAQKSFRKVVIVGKPLEKAVDLGVQLGYLTVEEDTIIPISEMQKYQEEEIIIIATGNRGEPLDALEKIVRKHHRDIKIKQNDTVLITFTPSPGMEVQMANTMNSIAKAGAEILTSSKNVHVSGHGSQEDLKLMLNLMQPKYFIPVQGEYRMLIAHSKLAQQLGMQKSQIFIADKGDIVEYKNGKMRMSGRVQAGNVLIDGIGVGDVGNIVLRDRKLLSQDGIFIVVVTLNRAQKKIASGPEILSRGFVYVRESEQLMVEASEIAKNVIEKYVGKDTFEWTNIKQEIRDTLNTYLFQKTKRRPMIIPIIMEY
- a CDS encoding dipicolinate synthase, with the protein product MENEKWLVIGEDSRLKELATMLRSPSRTVFYKRTSVWNEELNKLVLEFQPNKIVLPILPLKIEVEQLYGISQVKFYTGRLTMHWKQLLEKNDTNCYLQQESFIWQNARLTAEGFIATFYGLEQKCIYGQNFTIAGFGRIAKMLASLLVKMGANVHIVARSVVQVSEAKAYGYKASNLDDRKWSVHDGIFINTIPAKWITESFQDHVPAVLYDLASEPGCLDIDADQLQTYVLLPSLPGKYFAHDAADILCKAIEEEENC